A region from the Branchiostoma lanceolatum isolate klBraLanc5 chromosome 2, klBraLanc5.hap2, whole genome shotgun sequence genome encodes:
- the LOC136426593 gene encoding bifunctional peptidase and (3S)-lysyl hydroxylase Jmjd7-like — MEESYWKLVLVICVGLTLVPSHSGESVGGGGSTPPHGHLQPIGNQLPPVGMVEVLQDVPHPRDFYHKYVKPGKPVVFKDAAKKTAAFKLWTDEYLSAQYGDVKVDVEEGKKENRSWPAYVLSFREFLSTYKNRDIYLVESIEPPMRGEFMLLRNMLCGGFLDYLQDAVMWFSSGGTKSVLHFDAVDNINCLFEGSKELFMVDKKEHKHIDIDHEGSFSGVDVEKVDLHKYPGLKDVPWYNATMEAGDCLFIPYKWFHHVRSTASDRKRNMAVNIWFAHLYRFDEEDCSRRGDLPDFEPLSKYEFTATAEQIRSMLLEAFELEEKDSISTEDLETLSFDGAPFEVDMGYKLDIFETLDINKDFVVTVDEVYQVPTEHLVELFPDFSPDGPNDDEEDEEEPHGHDEF, encoded by the exons ATGGAAGAAAGCTATTGGAAACTTGTTCTGGTGATTTGCGTCGGGCTAACTCTTGTACCGAGCCATTCGGGCGAGTCCGTCGGTGGAGGAGGCAGCACGCCGCCGCATGGCCACTTACAGCCCATCGGCAACCAGCTGCCTCCCGTCGGGATGGTGGAAGTCTTGCAAGACGTTCCCCACCCGAGAGACTTCTACCATAAGTACGTGAAGCCGGGGAAGCCCGTGGTCTTCAAAGATGCCGCGAAGAAGACGGCAGCCTTCAAGCTGTGGACAGACGAGTACCTGAG TGCACAGTATGGTGACGTAAAGGTGGATGTCGAAGAGGGGAAGAAGGAGAATCGTTCCTGGCCTGCCTACGTGTTGTCCTTCCGAGAGTTCCTCAGCACCTACAAGAACAGGGACATCTACCTGGTGGAGAGCATCGAACCTCCAATGAGAG GCGAGTTTATGTTGCTGAGGAATATGCTGTGTGGAGGGTTTCTGGACTATCTGCAGGATGCGGTTATGTGGTTTAGCAGCGGTGGCACCAAGTCTGTTCTGCACTTCGACGCTGTCGACAACATAAACTGTCTCTTCGAGGGATCCAAGGAGTTGTTTATGGTTGATAAA aaaGAACACAAGCATATTGACATCGACCATGAAGGATCTTTCAGCGGAGTTGATGTGGAAAAAGTTGATCTCCACAAATATCCAGGTCTGAAAGACGTTCCCTGGTACAATGCTACCATGGAGGCTGGAGACTGTCTCTTTATACCGTACAA ATGGTTCCACCACGTGAGATCGACAGCGTCCGATCGGAAGAGGAACATGGCCGTGAACATCTGGTTTGCTCATCTTTACAGGTTCGATGAGGAGGACTGCAGTAGGAGGGGCGACCTGCCCGACTTCGAACCCCTCAGTAAATACGAGTTCACGGCAACCGCAGAGCAGATAAG GTCCATGTTGTTGGAGGCCTTTGAACTTGAAGAGAAAGACTCTATCAGTACGGAGGACTTGGAAACCTTGTCATTCGACGGTGCTCCTTTTGAAGTTGACATGGGCTATAAACTAGAT ATATTTGAAACCCTGGACATTAACAAAGACTTTGTGGTGACCGTGGATGAGGTTTACCAGGTGCCCACAGAACACCTCGTGGAACTTTTCCCCGACTTTTCCCCAGACGGACcaaatgatgatgaggaggatgaaGAGGAGCCTCACGGACATGACGAGTTTTAA
- the LOC136426577 gene encoding zinc finger protein 532-like, with protein sequence MATDVKTPDFDDLLAAFDIPDMTEGKDAFEHGTDQEAPVEGSRGDNLTPDGGALTTPVKPMPQLQRTRDIVPEIRTDASPDRMPSPLEPIFDLPTNQPEATADALSIQSEQPYHIPTVKPEPDSDVPSVAIKKEPVPDFPLDQSHHLPVLKQNQSESLLDELTNQSETGLDSLKSEEKSRSASPQEEVASTKKIPTIPKTKVDLKPESDIEKTSTKSSSIETSSSRIEKLVTSIIRDEEKVEPLPPKSDLKSSETKVSAPELQHVTNSQTKARTSGDSKLKNLLNSEEKTSISTLPTVKKIAPKPANKPEPSATKAKDQVDDAKTTSTNKPYNTRPRKQNLKFTFEDDCEFEDDFADEPERDKQPAKSVSVGNQNSIAAMQLKELMRQADKDKKESEAASAGQGSIPKVRITTLRTSQGTIMTAQSVPKQSIIPSSTSSSGSVVPIVRTLTSAAMGQLHVAQATAAKTSVVSSPATVQSPGQLSNRVVTQVLTPANNASVRTAPSGTTVHTVTNLGIASILNKPNPVSTYNPNLNVPAKYNFSVPKNGHKCMECGDTFLLYTSLLHHMQRRSIMITINCNICMKSMLFQNKCALLSHSRLHMNRGKKMNLASAIVTPLLKELMNLGQPNPSAPPDVHTSIGQTIVSSASTSTVQRATVQTAVTSSVSSSQTRPSPSLQQLVMGSQPGAMSCTECRIIVNSVSSLEIHFQRNTSDLKSPSLCSLCGVFFPNKCMLWAHQRIHKNLAPYTCPECGKWEKGGRSAFLKHLRTACHHYARAKGYKCTHCAAVYDHVNLLKAHVQSAHAEQFFKCPICPMAFKAIPNIRVHILNTHGNQVAGYRSIYKCPLCDTVFTQTTLLSSHLDTHINDKSNHIVSHFRCLECHKSFDPRETFLQHMQTGHVVDMSDSIVLCDLCKASFPSLIDMESHKKSAHSAYSNLTAHTCTQCHQKFVSAQLLLDHKCVQQGDNNSVNNDRSGKKHQCSLCSYVAKTEGNLVKHMKFHEKQGVFSCLECGRQLSSQELLAEHLQTHTKGTATVHNCSECKTSFVKLNLLHAHMAKEHGMPKKYPCTMCNRTFESLHSMKRHVRINHQGIKRVYRCWHCKEKPMSYSKRIMLEKHIVSFHGIASEDIDFTQMPDPKQPVSPDQEASTGNEKRRRNGGQQGGTAKRPKRAKMGFQCAKCEFTTEVKEEFLQHFPQHRLNHTSMQCMECSTSFRSEEALRNHLFVQHEYRDQDELTSVLSEMVAYAEKANSQQDGGVNGLANPHNECSVCFKRFDSDSALKTHMRTHGMAFIRSKRSSSND encoded by the exons atggcaacagacgtGAAGACCCCAGACTTCGACGACCTGTTGGCGGCGTTCGACATCCCCGACATGACGGAGGGGAAAGACGCATTCGAGCACGGGACGGACCAAGAGGCCCCCGTGGAGGGGTCAAGAGGGGACAACCTCACCCCG GACGGAGGAGCTCTGACCACTCCAGTCAAGCCGATGCCCCAGCTGCAGCGAACACGCGACATCGTTCCAGAAATCCGCACCGACGCCAGCCCCGATCGCATGCCCAGTCCACTGGAGCCGATCTTTGACCTTCCTACCAACCAACCAGAAGCAACGGCCGACGCCCTCAGCATCCAATCAGAGCAGCCGTACCATATACCAACCGTCAAACCAGAGCCTGACTCTGATGTGCCCTCTGTAGCCATTAAAAAGGAGCCAGTTCCTGATTTCCCTCTTGACCAATCACATCACTTGCCTGTCCTCAAGCAGAACCAATCAGAATCATTGTTAGATGaactaaccaaccaatcagagactgGTTTAGATAGTCTCAAATCTGAAGAAAAGTCCAGATCAGCAAGTCCTCAAGAAGAAGTAGCTAGTACCAAGAAGATTCCAACCATTCCCAAGACGAAAGTAGATTTAAAGCCAGAATCAGACATAGAAAAGACTTCTACTAAAAGTTCAAGCATAGAAACTTCCAGTTCTAGAATAGAAAAACTTGTTACTTCCATTATTAGAGATGAAGAAAAAGTCGAACCGCTTCCACCAAAAAGTGATTTGAAAAGCTCTGAAACGAAAGTCTCAGCACCAGAACTACAACATGTAACCAACAGCCAGACTAAAGCTAGAACCAGTGGAGACAGTAAATTAAAAAATCTTCTCAACTCTGAAGAAAAGACAAGTATTTCGACACTACCCACAGTGAAGAAAATTGCCCCCAAGCCAGCCAATAAGCCTGAGCCATCAGCTACCAAGGCAAAGGATCAAGTCGACGACGCcaaaactactagtactaacaAGCCTTACAACACGAGACCTCGTAAACAGAACCTAAAGTTCACATTCGAAGACGACTGTGAATTTGAGGACGACTTCGCTGACGAGCCTGAAAGGGACAAGCAGCCAGCTAAGAGTGTCTCTGTAGGTAACCAGAACTCCATTGCTGCCATGCAGCTTAAGGAACTCATGAGACAGGCAGATAAGGACAAAAAGGAGAGCGAGGCCGCTTCAGCAGGCCAGGGTTCGATTCCCAAGGTCCGAATCACCACCCTGAGAACTTCCCAAGGGACCATCATGACCGCTCAATCGGTTCCGAAACAGTCCATCATTCCTAGCTCGACGAGTAGTAGCGGCAGCGTTGTTCCTATAGTCAGGACTCTGACCAGCGCTGCCATGGGCCAGCTGCACGTAGCACAAGCCACGGCGGCAAAAACTTCCGTCGTGTCCAGTCCTGCAACCGTCCAGTCCCCGGGTCAACTCAGCAACAGGGTGGTCACCCAGGTGTTGACTCCCGCGAACAACGCGTCCGTTCGGACCGCTCCCAGCGGGACCACCGTCCACACGGTGACCAATCTCGGCATTGCTTCCATACTCAACAAGCCGAACCCCGTCTCGACGTACAACCCAAACCTGAACGTCCCCGCCAAGTACAACTTCTCGGTCCCGAAGAACGGGCACAAGTGTATGGAGTGCGGGGACACCTTTCTCCTGTACACCAGCCTCCTCCACCACATGCAGCGTCGCAGCATCATGATCACCATCAACTGTAACATCTGCATGAAGAGCATGCTCTTCCAGAACAAGTGTGCACTCCTGTCACACTCCCGACTACACATGAACCGCGGGAAGAAGATGAACTTGGCCTCGGCCATCGTCACACCGTTGCTGAAGGAACTGATGAACTTGGGACAGCCAAATCCAAGTGCGCCACCAGATGTCCACACCTCTATAGGGCAGACTATTGTCTCCAGTGCTAGCACCTCCACCGTTCAAAGAGCCACAGTTCAGACGGCCGTTACCAGCTCTGTCTCTTCGTCTCAAACTAGACCCTCACCGAGCCTGCAACAACTGGTCATGGGTTCGCAGCCCGGGGCCATGTCGTGCACCGAGTGCCGCATCATCGTCAACAGCGTTAGCTCGCTGGAGATCCACTTCCAGAGGAACACGTCTGACCTGAAGTCTCCCTCGTTGTGTTCGCTGTGCGGAGTTTTCTTCCCCAACAAGTGCATGCTGTGGGCCCACCAGCGCATTCACAAGAACCTCGCCCCCTACACGTGTCCTGAATGCGGGAAATGGGAGAAGGGTGGGCGGAGCGCGTTTCTAAAACATCTTCGCACAGCGTGCCACCATTACGCACGCGCAAAAGGTTACAAGTGCACGCACTGCGCGGCGGTGTACGACCACGTAAACCTCCTGAAAGCTCACGTGCAGAGCGCGCATGCCGAACAGTTCTTCAAGTGCCCCATCTGCCCGATGGCGTTCAAAGCCATCCCCAACATTAGGGTCCATATACTGAACACACACGGAAACCAAGTGGCCGGGTACCGGTCCATCTACAAGTGTCCGTTGTGCGACACGGTCTTCACACAAACTACTCTGCTTTCCAGCCATTTAGATACGCACATTAACGACAAGAGTAACCACATCGTCAGCCACTTCCGCTGTCTTGAGTGCCACAAGTCATTTGATCCCAGAGAAACGTTTCTACAGCACATGCAGACGGGTCATGTGGTCGACATGTCAGATAGCATTGTCCTCTGCGATCTGTGCAAAGCGTCGTTCCCCTCCCTGATCGACATGGAGAGCCACAAGAAGTCGGCGCACAGCGCTTACTCTAACCTCACAGCCCACACGTGCACCCAGTGCCACCAGAAGTTCGTGTCGGCACAGCTTCTACTCGATCACAAATGCGTGCAGCAAGGAGACAACAATTCAGTAAACAACGACAGAAGCGGCAAGAAACACCAGTGCAGTCTGTGTTCGTACGTCGCTAAGACTGAAGGCAACCTGGTCAAGCACATGAAATTTCACGAGAAGCAAGGCGTCTTCTCGTGTCTTGAGTGCGGAAGACAGCTCTCAAGTCAAGAACTGTTAGCGGAGCATCTACAGACCCATACGAAGGGTACCGCCACGGTCCACAACTGCTCTGAATGCAAAACGTCCTTTGTAAAGTTGAACCTGTTGCATGCACACATGGCAAAGGAGCACGGCATGCCTAAGAAGTACCCCTGTACGATGTGTAACCGCACGTTTGAAAGCCTACACAGCATGAAGCGGCATGTCCGGATCAACCACCAGGGGATCAAGCGCGTGTACCGCTGCTGGCACTGCAAAGAGAAACCCATGTCGTACAGCAAACGCATCATGCTCGAGAAACACATCGTCTCCTTCCACGGCATCGCTAGCGAGGACATCGACTTTACTCAGATGCCGGATCCGAAGCAGCCCGTTTCGCCAGACCAAGAGGCTTCGACGGGAAACGAGAAGCGAAGGAGAAACGGCGGTCAGCAGGGCGGAACGGCGAAGAGACCGAAACGAGCAAAAATGGGATTCCAGTGCGCCAAGTGCGAGTTCACTACTGAAGTGAAGGAGGAGTTTCTACAGCACTTCCCACAGCACAGACTGAACCACACCTCCATGCAGTGCATGGAATGTTCCACAAGCTTTCGCTCCGAGGAAGCGTTACGGAACCACCTGTTCGTCCAACACGAGTACCGCGACCAGGACGAGCTAACCAGCGTTCTGTCGGAAATGGTTGCTTACGCAGAAAAGGCCAACTCccaacaagatggcggcgtgaACGGTTTAGCGAATCCGCACAACGAGTGTAGTGTGTGCTTCAAAAGGTTCGATTCCGACTCTGCGCTTAAGACACACATGAGAACCCACGGCATGGCCTTCATTCGATCcaagaggtcaagttcaaatgaCTAG
- the LOC136426498 gene encoding dentin sialophosphoprotein-like, translating to MDDSPRPTGSSSTAREEERLEKVLREGTFRDSLVLAKVIDTHPSSDSDSDESTPVSSRARCDVSTTNRPQCQPKDNSDKLQQRSAEEPSFLGSGDASSEDKLKMSAKDKSEGDATAGDRCTEDTVRQDKQKSNRGLDVSESEAATSGEATTMKKDSQDAKAEKAGVSKEGSSPSSGDRESSVGSSSESGSDSDQNRSNDGANSASTDDRNQVFITIETPLFVRSHYVYLPKKKKTEAGDKDDSGDGPSSSSPDDPSAGKKEEAGPSKRKYSSDSESEPEGKSPGTNKRQKTESEDTQRDSSAVSQDLVRDSAKEENIDDKKGRSETKKENKEDVINRPSGEISMEKQKEKESPKAASLKRPLDEDDREESPKRRRQSFGPDAGPTVQDDAACKESETPMSDRTEKPQSGEGDETSLRPTPQDGGNTGDQVSPSPRRRRSFTERYYEDAPILPAPPAPVPPAAAPTTETGDSAAGVSKTESAAPTSDTATSTTSTSTNGTSEKKTPSPLGPPWNMYDPRNPESSSIRGTKKERYNLRIAQAMVDNAINTVLQELGFSPGSSRRKRRRRRERERQQAMEEAGVSSAIRSQGLSMGGHHGGRTTTTSPGCPHHRRTSELNAGAGPSSASLPVPENEDEFERLAVSEAISQAGLSKSEEPKDGSKDKDSSA from the exons ATGGATGACTCCCCCCGCCCCACTGGCAGCAGTTCCACTGCCCGCGAGGAGGAACGTCTCGAGAAGGTCCTCCGGGAGGGAACCTTCCGAGACTCCTTAGTACTCGCCAAGGTGATTGACACCCACCCATCAAGCGACAGCGACAGTGACGAATCAACTCCCGTTTCCAGTAGAGCTCGGTGCGACGTCAGTACAACCAACAGGCCACAGTGTCAGCCAAAGGACAACAGTGATAAACTGCAGCAAAGAAGTGCTGAAGAACCAAGCTTTTTGGGTTCTGGAGACGCGTCTAGTGAAGACAAGTTGAAGATGAGTGCCAAAGACAAGTCAGAAGGGGATGCTACAGCTGGGGATAGATGTACAGAAGACACTGTCAGACAGGATAAGCAAAAATCCAACAGGGGTCTGGATGTATCCGAATCTGAAGCCGCGACATCAGGGGAAGCAACCACAATGAAGAAAGACTCACAAGACGCAAAAGCTGAAAAAGCGGGAGTTTCAAAAGAAGGGTCTTCTCCTTCCAGTGGAGACAGAGAGTCGTCGGTTGGGTCGAGTTCGGAGTCGGGGTCAGATTCGGACCAGAACAGGAGTAACGACGGTGCTAACAGTGCAAGCACGGACGATCGTAACCAAGTCTTCATCACCATCGAGACGCCCCTCTTCGTAAGGAGCCACTACGTGTACCTAccgaagaaaaagaagacagaaGCTGGTGACAAGGATGACTCTGGTGATGGTCCCAGTTCCTCAAGCCCAGATGATCCTTCTGCAGGTAAGAAAGAAGAAGCAGGACCTTCAAAGAGGAAGTACTCGTCAGATTCTGAGTCAGAACCGGAAGGCAAGTCCCCTGGGACCAACAAACGACAAAAGACAGAATCAGAAGACACCCAAAGAGACTCCAGCGCTGTCTCTCAAGACTTGGTCAGAGATTCTGCTAAAGAAGAAAATATTGATGACAAAAAGGGCAGGAGTGAAACcaagaaagaaaataaggaaGACGTTATCAACAGACCTTCAGGTGAAATCAGCATggagaaacagaaagaaaaggaaTCACCAAAAGCAGCATCCTTAAAACGTCCCTTAGACGAGGACGACAGGGAGGAATCTCCAAAGAGGAGACGGCAATCCTTTGGTCCTGATGCAGGTCCTACAGTACAGGATGACGCTGCATGTAAGGAGTCTGAGACACCAATGTCAGACAGGACTGAAAAACCACAGTCTGGAGAAGGTGACGAGACAAGCTTAAGGCCAACACCTCAAGACGGAGGGAATACAGGGGACCAGGTGAGCCCCTCTCCTCGAAGACGCAGATCTTTCACCGAGAGATACTACGAAGATGCTCCCATCCTGCCTgctccacctgcacctgtcccCCCAGCTGCAGCACCCACCACTGAAACAGGTGATTCTGCAGCAG GTGTTTCTAAAACTGAGAGTGCAGCTCCAACATCAGATACAGCAACCTCcaccactagtactagtacaaacGGCACCTCTGAGAAGAAGACCCCCAGCCCCCTCGGCCCTCCCTGGAACATGTACGACCCGCGAAACCCGGAGAGCTCTTCAATCCGCGGAACCAAGAAGGAGCGGTACAACCTGAGGATAGCGCAGGCCATGGTTGACAATGCCATCAACACGGTTTTACAGGAGCTCGGGTTTTCCCCGGGCAGCTCGCGACGGAAGAGAAGACGTcgcagggagagagagaggcagcAGGCGATGGAGGAGGCGGGCGTGTCGAGCGCTATCCGGTCGCAGGGGCTCTCCATGGGGGGGCACCACGGAGGCCGGACAACCACGACCTCCCCAGGGTGTCCCCACCACCGGCGCACGTCCGAGCTCAACGCGGGCGCAGGGCCGAGCTCCGCGAGTCTCCCTGTACCGGAAAACGAGGATGAGTTCGAGAGGTTGGCTGTCTCTGAAGCGATCAGCCAGGCTGGACTGTCTAAGTCAGAAGAGCCAAAAGATGGCTCAAAGGACAAAGACAGCAGTGCTTAA
- the LOC136426611 gene encoding NADH-quinone oxidoreductase subunit B-like, with product MAALGFLRHGVFGNLAVLQRHVPTACQAIRTVHDSKSDQAQSRIRLVPTEDTNAVTPAPKPSDGEFVVAKLDDLVNWARRSSLWPMTFGLACCAVEMMHMAAPRYDMDRFGVVFRASPRQADVMIVAGTLTNKMAPALRKVYDQMPEPRYVVSMGSCANGGGYYHYSYSVVRGCDRIVPVDIYVPGCPPTAEALLYGILQLQKKIKRTKTLQKWYRK from the exons atggcggcgctaGGAT TCTTGCGACATGGTGTCTTTGGAAACCTAGCCGTTCTTCAAAG ACACGTGCCCACAGCCTGTCAGGCCATCAGGACTGTTCATGACAGCAAGTCTGATCAGGCACAGAGCAG AATACGCCTGGTGCCGACAGAAGACACCAATGCCGTCACCCCGGCCCCCAAACCCAGCGATGGCGAGTTTGTGGTCGCCAAGCTGGACGATCTGGTCAACTGGGCCCGCAGG AGCTCCCTTTGGCCTATGACCTTTGGCCTGGCGTGCTGCGCTGTGGAGATGATGCACATGGCGGCCCCGCGGTATGACATGGACAGATTCGGCGTGGTGTTCCGCGCCAGTCCCCGCCAGGCCGACGTCATGATCGTGGCAGGCACGCtcacaaacaagatggcgccgGCTCTACGAAAG GTATATGACCAGATGCCAGAGCCCCGGTATGTTGTCTCTATGGGAAGCTGTGCAAATGGTGGCGGCTACTACCACTACTCCTACTCTGTGGTCAGGGGCTGTGACAGGATTGTTCCTGTGGACATCTATGTGCCTG GCTGCCCCCCTACTGCAGAGGCATTACTGTACGGCATCCTCCAACTGCAGAAGAAGATCAAGAGAACAAAGACCCTCCAGAAGTGGTACCGCAAATAG